One window from the genome of Ensifer canadensis encodes:
- a CDS encoding glycosyltransferase family 4 protein, with product MAGTGQRSPSYAVAAMKASKTVPSKTEAPRTRIVLIASLTSSLTNFRRELIKDLVKAGFDVDAMAPDHDPIVEEELDTLGVRFIRIPMSRAGLNPFVDLVTLAALVRHFLKERPAAILPYTMKPIIYGGIAARLCAVPHRFFLVTGLGHMFAVEPDESAVRRSLRSICVGLYRCAMKKARAVFVYNEADLADIRERRLVDDPSIVSTVPGSGVDLDYYHASTPPLKPTVFLLIARLLRDKGVPEYVAAARTIRARHPDAIFQLLGHYDPNPTAISQGEVAGWVQEGVVQYLGTTRDVRPYLAACSVFVLPSYYREGIPRSILEAMATGRAIITTDLPGCRQTVDPGVNGVLIEPRSVSSLVEAMEGFIEKRSAITAMGRASRRMAEERFDVRLVNRLLLARMQIDDKATTACTDDSQHQPSGGAAAQATK from the coding sequence GTGGCAGGCACCGGTCAACGCAGCCCGTCGTATGCGGTAGCGGCCATGAAGGCATCAAAAACCGTTCCCAGCAAAACGGAAGCACCCCGCACCAGGATAGTCCTGATTGCGAGCTTGACGTCGTCGCTAACGAACTTTCGTCGCGAATTGATCAAGGATCTTGTCAAGGCAGGGTTTGATGTCGATGCCATGGCCCCTGACCATGATCCGATCGTGGAAGAAGAACTGGATACGCTTGGTGTGCGTTTCATCCGAATTCCCATGTCGAGGGCCGGGCTGAACCCCTTTGTCGACCTGGTGACGCTCGCTGCTCTGGTCCGTCACTTCCTGAAAGAACGTCCGGCGGCGATCCTGCCCTATACGATGAAGCCGATCATCTACGGCGGCATTGCCGCGCGGCTCTGCGCGGTGCCCCATAGGTTCTTTCTCGTCACCGGACTCGGCCATATGTTCGCTGTCGAGCCTGACGAAAGCGCCGTTCGCCGATCGCTGCGCTCGATTTGCGTCGGGCTCTACCGATGCGCGATGAAGAAGGCACGGGCCGTCTTCGTATATAACGAAGCGGATCTTGCCGACATCAGAGAGCGCCGGCTGGTCGACGACCCCTCTATTGTCTCGACAGTGCCGGGGTCGGGCGTCGATCTTGATTACTACCACGCATCGACGCCACCGCTTAAGCCGACGGTTTTTCTTCTGATCGCCCGGCTCCTGCGCGACAAGGGGGTCCCGGAATATGTCGCTGCGGCGCGGACAATTCGCGCGCGCCATCCCGACGCCATCTTCCAACTGCTGGGGCACTATGATCCCAACCCGACGGCGATTAGCCAAGGAGAAGTCGCTGGATGGGTGCAGGAAGGTGTGGTGCAGTATCTTGGAACCACCCGCGATGTGCGTCCGTACCTTGCGGCGTGCAGTGTGTTCGTGCTCCCCTCCTACTACCGGGAAGGCATCCCCAGAAGCATTCTGGAGGCGATGGCGACCGGACGCGCAATCATCACGACGGATCTACCCGGCTGCAGGCAAACGGTGGACCCAGGTGTCAACGGCGTTTTGATCGAACCTCGCAGCGTCTCGTCGCTTGTTGAAGCGATGGAAGGCTTCATTGAGAAGCGTTCCGCGATTACCGCCATGGGGCGCGCTTCGCGCCGGATGGCGGAAGAACGGTTCGACGTCAGGCTGGTAAACCGCCTGCTTCTTGCGCGTATGCAAATAGACGACAAAGCGACGACCGCATGCACCGACGACAGTCAGCACCAACCCTCAGGCGGGGCTGCGGCCCAGGCGACGAAGTGA
- the cysQ gene encoding 3'(2'),5'-bisphosphate nucleotidase CysQ — translation MNALSELFEETALAAGIAVLDVYHAGADAVAKADGSPVTEADLRAEAVIFERLAKVSPGTPIVGEEAAAAGCAPSVEEGTFYLVDPLDGTKEFIARRDDFTVNIALIENGKPIAGIVYAPALRRAYVAAGGIAQRLEIDRFGRVCERREIRARGRETAIIAVASRSHSCAETERFLARHHVQECTSVGSSLKFCLLAEGRADVYPRFGRTMEWDTAAGDAVLAAAGGTVLRLDGSVLRYGKCRQVSDCDFANPHFVAWAAAPPEGWC, via the coding sequence ATGAACGCGTTGTCCGAACTTTTCGAGGAGACGGCACTGGCTGCGGGCATCGCCGTTCTCGATGTCTATCATGCCGGCGCTGACGCCGTTGCGAAGGCCGATGGATCGCCCGTTACCGAAGCCGATCTCAGGGCCGAGGCGGTGATATTCGAACGTCTCGCCAAAGTTTCGCCCGGCACCCCCATCGTCGGGGAGGAGGCGGCAGCTGCGGGCTGTGCTCCCTCCGTTGAGGAAGGCACCTTCTATCTGGTCGACCCACTCGATGGCACCAAAGAGTTTATTGCTCGCCGAGACGATTTCACTGTGAACATTGCCCTTATCGAGAACGGCAAGCCGATTGCCGGTATCGTGTATGCCCCGGCCTTGCGACGAGCCTATGTTGCGGCCGGTGGCATCGCGCAGCGCCTGGAGATCGATCGCTTCGGTCGCGTGTGCGAGCGACGGGAGATCCGCGCGCGCGGTCGTGAAACCGCGATCATCGCGGTCGCGAGCCGCAGCCATTCCTGCGCGGAAACCGAGAGATTCCTTGCCCGGCACCATGTCCAGGAGTGTACCTCGGTTGGTTCATCCCTAAAATTCTGCCTGCTGGCCGAGGGGCGGGCGGATGTCTATCCGCGTTTTGGCCGGACGATGGAGTGGGATACTGCCGCCGGTGATGCGGTATTGGCTGCTGCCGGCGGAACGGTGCTGCGCCTGGACGGCTCGGTCCTGAGGTATGGCAAGTGCCGGCAGGTGAGCGATTGCGACTTCGCCAACCCTCACTTCGTCGCCTGGGCCGCAGCCCCGCCTGAGGGTTGGTGCTGA
- the cysN gene encoding sulfate adenylyltransferase subunit CysN, whose product MHGQPSVFSPEVAGLLDVEGSKSLLRFITCGSVDDGKSTLIGRLLYDGGLILEDQVADLGRESERQGKVDHLDYSLLLDGLEAEREQGITIDVAYRYFSTAKRKFVVADTPGHEEYTRNMVTGASTADLAIILVDSQHGMLPQTCRHTYLASLLGIRHVVVAVNKIDLVGYRSSIFEALQTHYRKFVLTLGFETVQAIPVSARYGDNVTSRSMHTPWYQGPSLLEYLETVDVGKEVAERPFRFPIQWVNRPNAGFRGYAGEIASGRIAVGDPVTVAKSGQKTAIKSIVTYDGEVASAEAGQAVTLVLRDEVDASRGNMLTSPSARPFVADQLQAHVIWFDANPLLPGRSYILRTETDSVNATITKLKHRVNVNSFAREAAKSLTMNEIGVCNISTQAPIAFDAYKDNKATGNFVIVDRLTNDTVGAGMIDFPLRRAANVHWHAMDVNKQARSAQKQQTPAVLWFTGLSGSGKSTIANALERILNAHGRHTYLLDGDNVRHGLNRDLGFTDEDRVENIRRVAEVAKLMADAGLIVLVSFISPFRDERRMARELMAEGEFIEIFVDTPIEECARRDPKGLYEKARAGKIANFTGISSPYEEPEHPELRLSTIDSEPTDLALQIEDFLARRQLQ is encoded by the coding sequence ATGCACGGTCAACCTTCGGTATTTTCGCCTGAAGTGGCGGGGCTCCTTGATGTCGAAGGTAGCAAGTCGCTTCTTCGCTTCATCACCTGCGGATCGGTCGACGACGGAAAATCCACCTTGATCGGCAGGTTGCTCTATGACGGCGGCTTGATCCTGGAGGATCAGGTCGCGGACCTGGGACGGGAGAGCGAACGGCAGGGAAAGGTCGATCACCTTGATTACTCGCTGCTGCTGGACGGGCTTGAGGCGGAACGAGAACAGGGCATCACCATAGATGTCGCCTACCGTTACTTCTCGACCGCCAAGCGCAAGTTCGTCGTCGCCGACACGCCCGGCCACGAGGAATATACCCGCAATATGGTGACCGGCGCATCGACGGCGGATCTGGCGATTATCTTGGTCGACAGCCAGCACGGCATGCTGCCGCAGACCTGCCGCCACACCTACCTCGCCTCGCTTCTTGGCATTCGCCACGTGGTCGTTGCGGTGAACAAGATCGATCTCGTCGGCTATCGCTCGAGCATATTTGAAGCGCTACAGACCCACTATCGCAAATTCGTGCTGACGCTCGGTTTTGAAACCGTGCAGGCCATTCCCGTATCAGCGCGTTATGGCGACAACGTCACCTCCCGGTCAATGCACACGCCATGGTACCAGGGGCCGAGCCTGCTCGAATATCTCGAAACCGTCGATGTCGGCAAAGAGGTCGCCGAGCGCCCGTTCCGCTTTCCAATACAATGGGTCAATCGGCCCAATGCCGGGTTTCGCGGCTATGCCGGCGAGATTGCGTCCGGCCGGATAGCCGTCGGTGATCCGGTCACGGTCGCCAAGTCTGGACAAAAAACGGCGATCAAGTCCATCGTGACCTATGACGGAGAAGTCGCAAGCGCCGAGGCCGGCCAGGCCGTTACCCTGGTTCTTAGAGATGAGGTCGATGCCTCCCGCGGCAACATGCTGACGTCGCCATCAGCTCGGCCTTTCGTCGCCGATCAGTTGCAAGCTCATGTTATCTGGTTCGACGCCAACCCTTTGCTTCCGGGCCGCAGCTATATCCTGAGGACCGAAACCGACAGCGTCAACGCGACGATCACCAAGCTCAAGCATCGCGTGAACGTCAACAGCTTTGCCCGGGAGGCAGCCAAGTCGCTGACGATGAACGAGATCGGCGTCTGCAATATCTCGACGCAGGCTCCGATCGCCTTCGACGCCTACAAGGACAACAAAGCAACCGGCAATTTCGTCATCGTCGACCGCCTGACCAACGACACCGTTGGCGCCGGCATGATCGATTTTCCACTGAGGCGCGCGGCCAACGTCCACTGGCACGCCATGGACGTCAACAAGCAGGCGCGAAGTGCGCAGAAACAGCAGACACCTGCCGTCCTGTGGTTCACGGGGCTTTCCGGCTCTGGCAAATCGACGATCGCCAACGCGCTCGAACGGATCCTCAATGCCCATGGCAGGCATACCTATCTTCTCGACGGCGACAATGTCAGACACGGCCTGAACAGGGATTTGGGCTTTACTGACGAGGATCGGGTGGAAAACATCCGGCGCGTGGCCGAGGTGGCAAAATTGATGGCGGATGCCGGCCTGATCGTTCTGGTTTCCTTCATCTCGCCGTTCCGCGACGAGCGGCGCATGGCACGCGAACTGATGGCCGAAGGTGAATTCATCGAGATTTTCGTGGATACGCCGATCGAGGAATGCGCTCGCCGCGATCCCAAGGGGCTTTATGAAAAAGCCCGTGCCGGCAAGATCGCCAATTTCACCGGCATCTCGTCACCCTATGAAGAGCCGGAGCATCCGGAGCTGCGCCTTTCGACTATCGACAGCGAGCCGACGGATCTCGCCCTCCAGATCGAAGATTTTCTCGCACGGCGACAGTTGCAATGA
- the cysD gene encoding sulfate adenylyltransferase subunit CysD — protein sequence MALSHLARLEAEAIHTMREVAATSANPVLLYSVGKDSSVLLHLAMKAFFPAKPPFPLLHVDTTWKFKEMIAFRDQVARDNDLRLIVHINEDGVAQGISPFEHGSNVHTHLMKTVALRQALEKHRFDVAIAGARRDEEKSRAKERIFSLRTAGQAWDPKRQRPEMWKTFNTRLTPGETMRVFPLSNWTELDVWQYVLQESIAVVPLYFAAERPVVERDGMLIMVDDNRMPLQPGEIVRQRQVRFRTLGCYPLTGAIPSTATTVPEIIEEMVFSRSSERRNRLVDRDEASGMERKKREGYF from the coding sequence ATGGCTCTTTCGCATCTTGCCCGCCTTGAGGCCGAAGCCATCCACACCATGAGGGAGGTCGCGGCAACATCCGCCAACCCAGTGCTGCTTTATTCCGTCGGCAAGGATTCAAGCGTGCTGCTTCATTTGGCGATGAAGGCATTCTTTCCTGCAAAACCACCGTTTCCGCTGCTTCACGTCGATACGACCTGGAAGTTCAAGGAGATGATCGCCTTCAGGGACCAAGTCGCACGAGACAACGATCTCAGGCTTATCGTTCACATCAACGAAGATGGTGTCGCTCAAGGCATTAGTCCTTTCGAGCACGGTTCGAACGTCCACACCCACCTCATGAAGACGGTGGCATTGCGCCAGGCGCTGGAGAAACATCGCTTCGACGTGGCGATCGCGGGCGCGAGGCGCGATGAGGAAAAATCGAGGGCGAAGGAACGGATCTTTTCCTTGCGCACTGCCGGTCAGGCTTGGGATCCCAAGCGACAGAGACCGGAGATGTGGAAGACCTTCAATACCAGGCTCACGCCGGGAGAAACCATGCGGGTCTTCCCGCTCTCGAACTGGACTGAACTGGATGTCTGGCAATATGTCCTGCAGGAAAGCATCGCGGTGGTCCCGCTTTATTTCGCCGCCGAACGTCCGGTCGTCGAACGGGACGGCATGTTGATCATGGTTGATGATAACCGCATGCCGCTGCAGCCGGGCGAGATCGTCCGTCAGCGCCAAGTGCGTTTCCGCACCTTGGGGTGCTATCCCCTCACCGGCGCCATCCCGTCCACGGCAACGACTGTTCCCGAGATCATCGAGGAGATGGTCTTCAGCCGCTCCTCGGAGCGGCGCAACCGGCTTGTCGATCGCGACGAAGCGTCCGGCATGGAAAGGAAGAAGCGGGAAGGATACTTCTGA
- a CDS encoding class I SAM-dependent methyltransferase, giving the protein MLVEVEECFEALRCPRTGSKLARVSPDVLKPVCPENPEMSYRLVDGKPVMIDFSESVFSEGDFLRSKAASPIERKQYGRLTRFFKKLLSPTKKSTVSNVNRLVDDLQTTAARPAKLLVIGGGSIGQGMEPLYEHPEISVYSFDVYASPLTQFIADAHQIPLPDDFFDAVVIQAVLEHVLQPAQVVSEIWRVLSDKGLVYAETPFMQQVHEGAFDFTRFSESGHRYLFRWFETISSGANGGPGTQFMWSVDYLVRSVFRSVMLGKLAKLAFFWTQYLDAIIPARFAEDGASGVYFYGRKAQAPISPKAIIAHYQGAQGRHA; this is encoded by the coding sequence ATGCTGGTCGAAGTGGAAGAATGCTTTGAAGCATTGCGTTGCCCGCGCACCGGTTCGAAACTGGCGCGCGTTTCACCCGATGTGCTGAAACCGGTCTGTCCCGAGAACCCCGAGATGTCCTATCGCCTGGTCGACGGCAAGCCGGTTATGATCGATTTTTCGGAATCCGTGTTTAGCGAAGGCGATTTCCTACGCTCGAAGGCGGCAAGCCCCATCGAGCGCAAACAATACGGTCGCTTGACGAGGTTCTTCAAGAAACTGCTCTCGCCGACAAAAAAGAGTACTGTCTCCAACGTCAATCGATTGGTTGATGACCTGCAGACGACCGCGGCCCGCCCGGCCAAGCTTCTTGTCATCGGCGGCGGGAGTATTGGCCAAGGAATGGAACCGCTCTATGAGCATCCGGAGATCAGCGTCTACTCCTTCGACGTCTATGCCTCCCCCCTCACCCAGTTCATAGCCGACGCCCATCAGATTCCCTTGCCGGACGACTTTTTCGACGCAGTGGTCATCCAGGCCGTTCTTGAGCACGTCCTCCAGCCTGCCCAGGTCGTGTCCGAGATCTGGCGCGTCCTGAGCGACAAGGGGCTCGTCTACGCTGAAACGCCCTTCATGCAGCAGGTGCACGAGGGAGCATTCGATTTCACCCGGTTCAGCGAAAGCGGCCATCGATATCTGTTCCGCTGGTTCGAGACGATTTCATCTGGGGCCAATGGTGGCCCCGGCACGCAGTTCATGTGGTCAGTCGACTATCTCGTTCGCAGTGTCTTTCGGTCGGTGATGCTGGGCAAGCTTGCAAAGCTCGCCTTCTTCTGGACGCAATATCTGGATGCGATCATTCCCGCACGCTTTGCGGAGGATGGCGCAAGCGGCGTGTATTTTTATGGTCGGAAAGCGCAGGCGCCGATTTCCCCGAAGGCCATTATCGCCCACTACCAGGGGGCGCAGGGGCGACACGCCTGA